The Culex pipiens pallens isolate TS chromosome 2, TS_CPP_V2, whole genome shotgun sequence DNA window TATCTATCAGGTTGCTTGCGCGTCCTTTCAGAACGCCGAGGTCCAGCATCTTCTTGTTGTGGCAAGGCTGGAAGTGCAGGTGCAACCACAGGACGTCCGGGCACCGGCGCTGGTTTGGTCCTTTTCAACTCGTACGTGTCCAGCAGGATGTCCAGCGGAAGAGGTCCACGATTCTTCGGCTGACACTGGTCGAGCCGCTTGCGCAGCTGGTTGAGGTGTGACGAAATCGTGCGACCGTTGTCCAGCTCCACTTCGTACAGCACTTTTCCGCGTCTGCCAGTGACGACACCAGGTGTCCACCGGGTTGTGCCAGCGGTATGTTGTTGTGCGTACACGAGGTCACCCGCCTTGAACGCCCGAAGCTTGTCCTGGTCCAGTTGGAGCGTGTTGTTTACGTTTGTGGGCGGCAGCAACAGGTCCAAAGTGGTGCGGAGTTTGTTGCCAAACAAAAGCTCAGCAGGTGCTTTGCCGTCAGGAGCGCTTCGATTCGGGGTGATCCTGTAGTTCAACAGAAACGTGTCCAGGTCGGCCCGTAGATTTCCTCCCCGCTGATGGATTTTGGCCAGGGCACGTTTGAAGGTGTCGACGAACCTTTCTGCCTGCCCGTTCGATTGTGGGTGGTAGGGCGGCGTACGAACGTGCTCAATTCCGTTCTGCGTACAGAAGTCCAGGAATGCGTCAGCGGTGAACTGGCGGCCGTTGTCGGAGATGAGCTTCTCCGGCATTCCGAAGCGACAAAAAATCTCTCGGAGCATCGCAATCGTCGCAGTGGTTGTGATGGTCCCGGTTGGTACGATCTCCGGCCACTTGGAGAACGAATCCACGACGACAAGGAAGTACTGGTCGTGGTAAGGCCCAGCGTAGTCGATGTGCACACGCTGGAACGGCTTCGTCGACTTCGGCCACGGTTGAGGGATGGCACGGGCTGGCGCTTTAGCAGCGGCAGCGCACTGGGAGCACCGCAGGACCAGATCACGGATGTCAGCGCTCATGTTAGGCCAGTACACGTAACTTCTTCCCAAAGCCTTCATGCGCTCGATGCCGGGGTGTGCGGTGTGCAGCAGTTTGAGGACCTTGGCACGGTAGATGGTTGGCACTACCAGGCGATCTCCGAAGAGGATGCAATCATGGACCAGCGAGAGCGATTCGCGGGCCTCGAAGTAGGGTCGAATTTCAGCGCGGAGCTGCTTCTTCGACTGTGGCCAACCGGAACGCAGATGCTTCTGGACTTGCTGCAAAATCGCGTCTTTTGCGGTTGCGACTTGCATGGTCCTGAAACTGAGAGGAAGGTTACAGGAATTTAGCGTCACACGAAGTACCTCGTCCAGATCTGCTTCCAGCGTCACGGCTGCGATCACGAAATCCTCCTCAGGCTTGGCACAGCGGTTGATCAGCCTTGAGAGGACGTCTGCGTTGCCGAATTCCGTCGTGCGCACGTACTCGATGTCGAAATCGTAGTTGAGCAGTGTCACCGCCCACCTCTGGAGACGGTTCGCAGCGTAGACGGGGATTCCTTTCTTGGAACCGAAGATGGCAAGCAGCGGCTTGTGGTCGGTTTGGAGCGTGAAGTGACGGCCGAAGATCATGCGGTGGAACCGGGTTACCGCAAAGATGAGGGCAAGACCCTCCTTCTCGATTTGGCCGTAGTTCGCCTCAGCCTTTGTCAGCGATCTGGCCACGTGGTACACGGTCTTCCTTGAACCGTTGCGGAACACGTGTTGGATGCAGGCACCCAGGCCAACGTTGGACGCATCGGCGGACACCACGATCGGCAGTGACGGATCGTAGTGGGTGAGGGCCAGGTCGGACAGCAAAATCCGCTTGAAGGTCTCGAAGCTGCGCTGACACTCGGCGGTCCACAGGAACTTGGTCTGCGACGACTTCAGGAGGTTGTCCAGGGGGTATCGCAGGTTCCTCATGTGCGGGATGTACTTGCCGTAATAGTTGATTGCCCCCAAGAACGCCCGCAAGGTGGAGACGTCAGTGGGCGCCGGCATTTCCGCGATGGCCTTCGTCTTCTCTGGATCAGGTCGAGTGCCGTTCTGATCCACGATGTGACCCAAGTACTTCACCGACCGTTCGAAGAACTTGCACTTTTCCAGCTTCAAGCGCAGGCCGAACTTCTGAAGACGACGCAGAACCTCCTCCAAGTTTCGCTTGTGCTCCTCGATGGTTCTGCCGGTGACGATGATGTCGTCCAGGTAGGCCTTGACACCGAGCAGGCCGGCGAGCGCTGTGTCGATGACCTGCTGAAACGCGCCCGGCGCCGGTTTTATGCCGAAAGGAACACGGTTGTACTGGTACAGGCCTCTGTGGGTGTTCACGGTCAGGTACTTCCTGGACGGTTCTGCCACGTTGAGCAGCAGGTAGGCGTCGCGCATGTCCAGAATGCTGTACACTTGACCTCCGGCCAGGCTGGCGAAGATCTCGTCCGGTGTGGGCAACGGATACTGATGAGGTTCAAGAACGTCGTTGAGCCCAGTTGAGTAGTCGCCACAAATCCGCACAGACTTGTCCGCCTTCCGAACCACCACTATCGGAGCGGCCCATTCGGAGTACGTGACCGGCGTGATGATCCCACGTTTCTCAAGGCGATCCAGTTCCTCTTCGACGAGCTGCAGCGACCCGTACGCCACAGGCCGTTTGGGGCGAAACACCGGTTTGGCGCCTTCTTTGACGCTGAGCTGCACGTCAACACAGCTGCACACGCTCGGTTGTTCAGAGAAGACGTCCGCATACTTCACCTTCAACTCGTCGATCTCGGTCCCCTTGAGCATCTTGATGGCCTGGCACACGCTGCTGATCGGCACGTCCCAGAGACCGAACCGTTCGATCCAGTCGATGCCGAGGATGTTAAGGTTGGCGTTCGTGACGTAGATGGTTCCCTCTCGATCGACGCCCTGGAGTGTCACGTAGGCTTCGAACTGTGACGTCAGCTGCAGCTGAGATCCCGAGGCAGTTGATGCTCGAGCGCTTGTGCTGCTTACCAGGGGGCTGCCGATTTTCCGCCACGTCGCCGTCGAGATTACGGTGATGTCGGAGGCAGAATCGATTTGGAGGTGTGCTTGCTGTCCGTTGATAGCGACTTCGACGAATTTCCTCCCAGAACTTGCCTGAACCTGCCTGCAACACACGATCCTCGTCGAGTACGGCTTCTGGTTTCTGGATCCGCGGTTGTCCTTCTTCCAGGGTCGTCCTTGCTGGCCCTGGGCTGGTTCCCCGAGGTTACAGGTGCCGGGGCCGGCGCCGCAGGTGGAGTATCTGGCATCGTGCAGAATCCTCGTGGCGAGAAAGGTGTCGTAACCTCAATCCACAATTCACCTCGATTTTTGCGCTagcgcgccgcactttcgggcCGAACTTTAAGTCGCGCGGGACGGCCTCGTCGCCAAAATGCTGTGATCGCGGGAGCAAAAGAAAAGTACCGCGACTACGTTTTACAATTAGATTTTTATTGCACGTCCGGCTAGTTCGGGCTCGGTCAATTAATGGCTAAGAACAATCTTCTGTCTCTCTCGCTTACAATCTTCCGGTCAGCTGTCACTGGGTGGCAGCTGTCATGTTGACGTGTACCGTGCTAGACGGCACCAACATTCGGTAGGGGCGCATCGCGTGGCCCTAACACAACCAAAAAAaccttgttttaaaaattcaccaTGTCGAGCCatccaaatatattttcaactgcactaaaaataacaaaagagtatctaacagattttttttaacagtatttaaaaaaaatattcagaaaaaaactaaCAGTGATGCAGCTGGAGACTTTTTAGACATAActtccaaagtgtcaacttcggctaattgattaAGTTCATaagtgctgaaccagggagaaagtttcagaatcattttttaagaattttgttatgaaatccGGATTAAATGAATTGTGGGTTattgtggtattattttttgattcccaagaaaaaaaaatcaaaatccaaaaataacagGAGACAATGTATTGTAAATTTCATCttaatttgattcaaatttttaatagtattgaaaaagaattttacaaCATTctattcaaccattttttttcactatACAGCGATTCAACATCAAACTAACAGGATCTGAATCTAAAATGCTCTATTTGGATCATAATTAGCCTTTGAATTCTTTGGCCAAAATAACTGGACATGTAATTTTTAGTTTAACGATAAATGAAATCGAAAACGTTTTTGACAATTATCACaaagcacatttttcaaaaattaaatcacctcggtacaatttttttttttttgggattttaagGTTTATCCTTCTGATGCcttccccccccctccccctccctcctTCATCGGCTCATCAGTGATTTCCGAGCAAAAAAACATGAACCAGTTTTGAGGAAGCAGAATCTTTTGACAGGCGCAAAATAGTATTATACTTTCTTTGGGATTtttaagagaattttctcaattttaaccctctacaacccaaccccgcctatagacgggcttcgatttaaaaaatcgccaaaaatccattttccaaccaaatttgatcttcaaaaaacattagaaagaagaacttttaaaatttttgaaaattttagggttggaagtttgacttgttttatgtgactttgccaatgtttttaaaaatgtaatttttttaggggtcaactttgactgtgttttttactaacatttcctatattttaagtaaaaagaagcatgcagtaatttttctagtgccccagactatgcctctacgcatttatttacaacaagccttacccgacaagcttcgttctgcctttttttcgtttgttgacgtttttagcctTTTTGCTTATTAAGccttctgtgatcaaaatatgattttacgtaactttcttcatacaatttgccgatgctccggaatcggttccagagtgccaaagtgtcaattagttagcgtataaaccttccttgggcttatacgaacccaacgcaacaaaaagcaactcgatccgacgcttcgtattgaactgattcgcgttcgaacaaaaccgtcgaaatttttttatatatatagatttaaatgataatggttccattttatagcagaaaatgtgaaaaacatgcaaataattgaaaaagttactgtaaaaacatgaaaaaattagataggcaaaatgtaatgataggaggtggtagagtaggccaaatactaccaaaaacaaacataaactaaacaagataaatgcaaattaaaatactaaaaatgaaacaagaaaaacataaaacaagagaagtaaagtttttcgtagaacaaaagttgctcaaaatgacctcctgaacacgggaaaaataaaaattttcgaaaaaaaaaatttgggcagtagagggttaacgccATTTTGTTGGTTTAAAACATTaagtagaaaataaaaatgataaaaatcaaaatgtaaaaaatgtccatataaattcccgtacaaaattgaaatgcaattgCGCAATGTGTGAACGCAATCAATCGCTCAAAAATTTTAGGGGTTGTGTTCAGGCCCAAAAagcattgaacaaaattttgttctggtttgatttgataattttttgtaaaattttccatattGTGACGAGTCAGTCTAATAAATACTacaattagagcgtccaatttccatatttttttcatatttttttggcactgaagttttaaaaatatataaaaataaataatataatgGATAaacttgatttgattttatttaattcgATAAGTTTTATGTGTTTACATTGAGCTAATTGGCTCGTctaaaaatttcatgtcaaggtttatttcagataaaattaatTTCTAATGCATTCACAACTGGAAATAGACACtgcttatttaaaataattataagtTTTAAGaacgaaaataaataattatgattTTGGTAGGCATTTTTAAcggaattttgttttgttaatatttcaaaagctcgattcaaatacttaaaaacttagaggtatgatttcatgaaatagtgtttcaaataaaaaagcacgagaagttagatttttatggtaaaatcaatgcttataaaattttatcgtgagctgaaaccagtaaagTTATTCTTAATtatattctctcaaactggttACAGAGAATTATTCTAAAGCAATTTTGTGGTTGTGGCGTATGAATTCATTTTACAAATTGTTGAAACGCCCTGATAGAAAAAATAATgccttttaacaacaaaaaaggcTAATGACCTTTTATTTTGATAGATTGTACggcttattaaataataaattttaaatattttcttgaattcgtatgattttttacaaatagTTAAGtcgttaattgatcttcacagtcattttgataattaaaggtgctgttctatacaagttggttgcaaaatattaatcagaaccaGGATAATTTtcgctaaatttcaaatttaatgccAATTCCTGTGATTTCCcaagaattttgttgaaaatttcaagtttcCCGGAAATGTGTAACCCCGGTAAATTGAACACTCTAACAACAATGTATagaagaaaatttaataaaaatttctcAAAGTTTTTACTTCgtttaattcaaattaaaatttaaccttATTCAGGAAAATCAatgcaaattatattttttaatgcatgagtattttttcttagaatgacttttcaaaaacaaaaattttgcttaaatacacatcgaaaatacattaaaatttttcataaaaggcATAACTAACCAGGAAACGGAACAGTATTCAGTTAACGACAcaaggtttttttaaataaagttcctgaaaaataaaaaggaaaattaaaacttaattgAATGTATAACGTAACATAGAAttccgagttatgatcacttttgattttttttatttgggcatttCAATCGAAATTTaagtaccatgcttctccatagAAATTAATTTGCTCATAGTATattttgctggagacgcatgTTGCTTCAACTTCGATCGATGTACTGAAATCAAATTCATGTAAATCATTTATTAGAATCCTGATAAAGGGTATTGAATCACGTTAAACAAAGTCATGTCAtggtgaaatataaaaaaatatttctggcaATTACATTCTTGGATAAACAAAACTGCTTGGGTAGGAAACCATTGTATCTCTTTGACCTTAAAATaatattacattatttttgttagaaGAACAATGAACAGACAATAAACTAATGATTTTGTGGTGTTGTAGTGGAGTTTCATACTGAAATGATGCAACGTTTTAATAcaagttattaaaaaattgtggaaaacATTACTAACCGGGTAATTTATAAGGCTCTATTTGAAGTAAGggaaaattttagaacaaaaaaagaaccTCTCAAATCTCTGGTGAATGAACGATCACATTCTTTTGAAGTATCTTCATTTAAAAATCAGTACAACAATTCAAGGTCAATTTTTCAAACCGCTCTAGCAAATCTCTAGTTACTCAATATACTTTTCAAGTGTcttaaattatcgattttcatttttctttccCTCTGACTTATTCCCCTTACTAGTTTTTCCTCCCCACATGAAGGCAATTTTCCGAAACAACAATTCTTCCTCTCCCTATGCCTTACAGGGGCGGGAGCGTGTTTGGGGGGGCATTTTCGGTATCCAGTTCCCGCCAAACCTACTTCTGGAGGGAAAGTTTGTCTCGATGATGGATCCCAGATAGCCTTGTGCCTCCCCCACCCTAGCCAGGTTTAGAAGTTATGGCCTCGCAATTTCTTCGAAACAATAATCTTCTGCCACGCGAATCCCAGCCAGACGACCCAGTCGGCCACAAAAACTTGGACCATTGCGGTGTCCCGGGAGTTTATCCCACTTTGGTGGCTGTTCTTATTCCGTGGGGGGTAAAAACacagagaaacaaaaaaaaaagataatttatttgCTTCTTGACAAATATAAAGCCCCAATCCGAAGATTTTAGGCATGGGGAATCTGGGACAAACCAAGTTTTTTTTAGCTTGAGAAAGGGCACCATTTGATCGGATAACTGATGAAGTGAAAgaggagcagaaaaaaaaaatcgctcagAAATTGAAGATTGCGCAAATCTGTGGCAGCAGTGATGGAACTTGTGTCTCTCGATAAAGATGATGAAGAAATAATGCGATCCTGCGGAGTCAATAAGGTGCTTATGCCGGTTGGAGATTTTCATCtgccttcgattttttttttgttttctttttccaaCAGAAGGGAAAATTGATGAAGCGAAATGGAGTGTGTATCGATTTTTTCGGTGTTATTATTTTCTGACGAGCTGCGTCTTCAGTTAGGGTGGGGAGACTTATCGCGGACATTGTTGTACAAATTTTAGATACTGTAAATCTCttcagtaaatttaaaaagtgaagcTTTCTAAGAATTTTAGCCAGTTTCATTCTTTTACTTAAATcgtacaaatattttaattataaataCAAATTATAACTAACATTACTCATTTCAGCTCAAACTAAGTGCCACCACCCTTGCTGCAAATAACAACGGTTGATCTCGCCTTTGGCAAATACATCTTTCCCCACCCCCACCACACAATACCTCCCACAATCGCAGCCAACGTTAgtcgaaatttaaaaacaacgCAGCGTAATCCAGCCTGTCTTTCATAATAATCCAAAGAGTCCTGCGGCACGAAAGACCAGCAGCTCCTTAGACTATGACTTCTTGGGTTTGGGTTTAACTCAgaagcttttcattttttttttctccccaaaaaaaatataagaaaatccagcagcagcagcagccaagaaGTGCCCCCGGATTTGAATTCAATTATCGTACACGGATTATTAGGGCTAAAACCGTGTGGCCAGAAGGGGGCAAGAGGTTCGCAAAAAGGGACCCGGCTTTTGGTTGGCCTCTTGGCCGAAGGGTTAAATAGTCCGAAAGTTCAACACTCGACAGATGTTGGCAATTGAAACCCATTTTTTGGGAGGGGGAAAGGcaagaatttgtgaatttattATGCTACTGCTGCTGGTATTCGTCGGTATATTTTTCGGCTATGATATAGTGCTTCAGGACTGGGGAAGGTAAAGAAAAGCTTTCATGGTAAGAGAAGGAAGAAAGAAAAATACGAAATTGTAACTTTATGATTTTGCgtttcaatttttcttttaccaaatacagtccagactcgattatacgaacatttttttctgattttaacaTCTAAATCTCATTCTGCGATctgatttaaatcaaatttgaatagcctattaaattaaaaaaaaaaattcaagagttgatcgccgccattttggccgccatcttgaatttaaaaattcgtaTTCGTGCTTCTCTATTACTTAAATTAACTTAGTCAAAACTGTACATTTATAAAAACCCAAATTTAAGgtactttacagaaatttttaaaagagcTAAATTTTctcttcattttttaaatgctcttttTTTCGCAATGCCGATAAGTGTTCGATGAGgcctatgcatttttttttaagtttttgtccctcggctctggctggggtcgaggggggggggggacaaataaataaaaaaactataaatattgataaaacaagtcaaaatttcaacacctgcatggaaaaagtgttttaaacttcattttacagtagttcagttgttttgctatcatttgtttacaaaaatgtaagatttgacgaaaacaaacaatttagcgaaaaaatactttttgcgataataaccatcaaaaaatttaaaaaattcaaaagattttttaattaattcaaacATGCCAAAACATATTCTAAATGCAgggaaaaaaagtcaagaatcaGGATTTTGTTACTGGggaattctccgccaactcacacagcagttgccccgacccctcttcgatttgcgtgaaactttgtcctaaggggtaacttttgtccctgatcacgaatccgaggtccgttttttgatatctcgtgacggaggggcggtacaaccccttctctttttgaacatgcgaaaaaaagaggtgtttttcaataatttgcagcctgaaacggtgatgagatagaaatttggtgtcaaagggacttttatgtaaaattagacgcccgatttgatggcgtactcagaattccgaaaaaacgtatttttcatcgaaaaaaacactaaaaaagttttaaaaattctcccattttccgttactcgactgtaaaaaaatttggaacatgtcattatatgggaaatttaatgttcttttcgaatctacattgacccagaagggtcatttcttttatttagaacaaaatttttcattttaaaatttcgtgttttttctaactttgcagggttattttttagagtgtaacaatg harbors:
- the LOC120419827 gene encoding uncharacterized protein K02A2.6-like; the protein is MLKGTEIDELKVKYADVFSEQPSVCSCVDVQLSVKEGAKPVFRPKRPVAYGSLQLVEEELDRLEKRGIITPVTYSEWAAPIVVVRKADKSVRICGDYSTGLNDVLEPHQYPLPTPDEIFASLAGGQVYSILDMRDAYLLLNVAEPSRKYLTVNTHRGLYQYNRVPFGIKPAPGAFQQVIDTALAGLLGVKAYLDDIIVTGRTIEEHKRNLEEVLRRLQKFGLRLKLEKCKFFERSVKYLGHIVDQNGTRPDPEKTKAIAEMPAPTDVSTLRAFLGAINYYGKYIPHMRNLRYPLDNLLKSSQTKFLWTAECQRSFETFKRILLSDLALTHYDPSLPIVVSADASNVGLGACIQHVFRNGSRKTVYHVARSLTKAEANYGQIEKEGLALIFAVTRFHRMIFGRHFTLQTDHKPLLAIFGSKKGIPVYAANRLQRWAVTLLNYDFDIEYVRTTEFGNADVLSRLINRCAKPEEDFVIAAVTLEADLDEVLRVTLNSCNLPLSFRTMQVATAKDAILQQVQKHLRSGWPQSKKQLRAEIRPYFEARESLSLVHDCILFGDRLVVPTIYRAKVLKLLHTAHPGIERMKALGRSYVYWPNMSADIRDLVLRCSQCAAAAKAPARAIPQPWPKSTKPFQRVHIDYAGPYHDQYFLVVVDSFSKWPEIVPTGTITTTATIAMLREIFCRFGMPEKLISDNGRQFTADAFLDFCTQNGIEHVRTPPYHPQSNGQAERFVDTFKRALAKIHQRGGNLRADLDTFLLNYRITPNRSAPDGKAPAELLFGNKLRTTLDLLLPPTNVNNTLQLDQDKLRAFKAGDLVYAQQHTAGTTRWTPGVVTGRRGKVLYEVELDNGRTISSHLNQLRKRLDQCQPKNRGPLPLDILLDTYELKRTKPAPVPGRPVVAPALPALPQQEDAGPRRSERTRKQPDRYGDAVYC